In the genome of Siniperca chuatsi isolate FFG_IHB_CAS linkage group LG14, ASM2008510v1, whole genome shotgun sequence, the window ATCTGTAGATAGATCtgcggactatccaaataaagtgttaacaAATGTCTCAATGGCACAGTTTGCTATGATGTTTACTGGATGATATGTGCTGCCTTCATGCAAACATGGCAGATGCAGGCCTACGACTATAAAATACTATTTATGTTACTTTTCAGCAATTATTCTGATGGACTCTTGTTGATGCTGTTGTGAACCCATCCATgctatttaaaaagtaaaaaagcaaGAAGTAAAGTGATGATACATGTTAGAGATCTATGTTTGAGGAAtaagtctctgtgtgtgttttttagatgACAGGTCTGGACATTGAGAAGGACCAGATCATTGAAATGGCATGCATTATCACAGACTCTGACCTGAACATTTTGGCTGAGGTAACATAAACACCATTGGACAACCTCTGGTCTTCTATCTGTATTGTGAATTAAACACATCTGTTCTCTGTTGGCAGGGGCCCAACTTGATAATTAACCAGCCAGAGAAGCTGCTGGAAGGGATGTCGGAGTGGTGTAAAGAACATCATGGAAAGGTAAGCTGTCTTTGTGGTCAGGGgcttgaaagaaaaacagatagaAAATCACATAGGTCTAAGGTAGAATTATTTATGCACAGCTCTCTGAGTTGCAAATTTCAACCATTTTGCACCGAGTCATTGATGTCAAACAAACTATTCTGCCTGTGACAACTGACAGGAAACACCGGCTTTGACAACAGAGAGCAGTGCAATAGTCATTTTCTATCCCAGTCCCAAGGACTtgtctatccatccatccatcttctatGCCTGCTTACTCCTGTTGAGAGTCCCAGGGGGCTGGAAACTACCTCAGAATGCACTGAGTAGAATGCAAAGAAACACTATGTTCAGGTTGCCAGTCTATTTCGGGCTAATACATGGTGCTAATAGTCCCAATTAGGGAAGCTGAAACAACTGAATGACAATAAGggattgtttattttgtgtgactGTGAATGTTGCTTTTTCCTTCTCCTTAAAACAAATACTGCATATTTGAGTTTTCACTGTGACAGATTTcactaaaatataatttacGACTTATTTAGACATGTGACCTCTGAACCTCCATATAGATTATATAGCAATATAGATTATTGCTGTGCCTCAATGTCAGCATGGCGGCAGCATAGAACAACTGAGGAAACAGAAAAGTTTTCCATCTGATACTCCCATCTGAACAATACCTATCAGTTGTCTGattggtatttttaaaatataaattttaacAATACCAATACCCATTCTACATTGAAACTTGGGGACATgtgagtgttttttaaatttattttgctATGATTAACCCAAACAAGCAATAGTCACTGTACAGACATGTTTCTATTTTAAGTAATAGAGGCTGTACCTTCACTTAGACACGTATACTGCACTTAACGCGGGTAAAAGCAACCCAAAGTTTCTTTTTAGGCTTCAAgtctactttctttttttattaaatattaaatatatttttttattttgataatgttTTAGTAGTTTAACCATCAAATATTTATGTTAAGTGAAAGACAAATATTTGGTGGCTATGGTTTCTCATATGACaatagtttgtttacatttctccatataataaataaataaatacttcgGAAGGGTGTTTTCGGCCACTGAATGGAGCATGAAACCAATTCTAAGACATTAATATTGGTTTCTTTCTAAAATTGTTAAGTAGTGAtatttagaggtgttggtaggtgtattttttaatgtttgacagagccagactagctgtttccccctgcttccaatttttttgctaagctaagctaatcatctcctggcttcagttttattttaaaatgttcccTGAGAAATTTTTGATctctagtagcgctatggagctgtttttctatgagtcCCCGCAAATGTGGCAGAGAAGAAGACTGCTGGCaaataaacatggatgtaaacgaTGGTTGATTTAAAATTCTCAAAGAaacggctttgcaaatgttataACAAAtgtttatgaggaaggaaatgcattcaacacatttgttagacctcaaggatgcagacaatgcattttggtgagtaacactcaatgtaaacaaacttttGTTTACTTacaaaaaaactccacagagcaccttttaacatacagacataagggaggtatcgatcttctcatctcatcaCTCTTGGGAAAAAGGTATAGAATAAGTATATATTAGTTGTATATTTAGTGATGTATATAGCCAGTGTAATTGTGTCTCAGTCAGGACTGACCCAGGCTGTACGAGACAGTAAAATCACCCTGGAACAAGCAGAGTATGAGTTCCTGTCCTTCGTCAGACAGCACACTCCGCCTGGACAGTGTCCCCTTGCTGGTGAGTTACTTATATGCACCAGTAGCAGAACTGTGATATTACTCAAATGATTTGGCTCCCACAGTCATGTCCTATGATATATTTTCCTGCAGGTAACTCTGTGCATGCGGACAAGAGGTTCCTAGACAAGTACATGCCCCAGTTTATGTACCACCTTCACTACAGAATCATTGATGTTAGCACCATCAAGGAGCTTTGCAGgccagtgtttgtgtgacagtggAGTGTCTGAGAATTTGTGTGCTGTTGTGGAAACTTTCTCAGCTTTGACAGCTTTCATTGTAATGAATCCttgttctgctctgttttttctctgctttgagATTGTATCAGCATCTCTGAATAAGAATGgaatattttccacatttgtcTCTGACCTGTACTCTGAAGGTAGCACCGTGATATAGAAACACACTATAAACACAATCTATTGTAATTTTTACCCCATGTCTATTAAGCTTGCCTAATGGGTACTTTCCTTGCTGTTTTCATTAAAGCCTTGTTATTTACTGAAGCCCCACTAATGATCTTATCTGGCAATGATCAGTTTGCATGTCAAAGGCCCAATTTTAATATTGCATTGCTGAGTAGGTAACTCAATAATTAGTGTCTATCTACTTAGCAGTACATCAGAAGAAATCAAAGATAGTATGGCATTCTCTTCAATGTGACTGTATATGACAAGTTTAAACAGAGAATAAtgtgggtttgtttttgttgtataaACAATTTCAGAAGGTGGTTTCCAGAGGAATACAAGATGGTGCCTCACAAGAAAGCAACCCACAGgtaaacaataagaaaaacacatcaacataATAATGTAAACTGATCATTGCTTAAAGGGTGTCAGTTATGATTTcactgtactcaccaaagtaactgTTGAGATCTTTGAACACGGTGAAATCACTATAACAAAGTCAGACAGGGCAAAACATGAGTATtcattattataaagagttcggtctagacctgctctatagggaaaagtgcaatgagataacttctgttatgaataggcgctatataaataaaattgaattgaatagtcaGATAATCACAGGTtagaaacaaaccaacagtttgTAGAGATTATctaccactttatttggaggtcaaactgaaagtgagtgcaGCGAAAATGTtgctaataatccctcattgtaCAGGAAAAAACTTTGATCATTGTAAACATCCCTTACAGTTTATAGGCCCACCCCCTGCTTAAACTTTGACCTCCTGTACTTACTCTAGTTGTGCactttgggtaataattttaccattccaatttgttttctctcaaaaTAAGTTAATATAACCTGGGGCTTTGTTTAAAGGTCcactgtgtaggatttagtggcatctagtggtgaaattgcagtttgcaaacatTAAATACCGCTCGCattacactaatgaaaatacttataaatgtcatattcaatttctgccaatagctcctcctaaatgttacacactggaccttttggACCTGTCTGGTCATGTTTCTTGCCTCATCTTACTTATTGTGATATTGCCGTGCTCTGAGATCTCAGTAATTAACTTGGTAAGTGCATTATCATAACCAACAGAACTGATAGcaaaacatgtgaaaataagatccaagttgAAATTAATTAGAATTATCTTTTAAGTTTGGTCTTTGCTTGGTCTGGTTTTCTCCTTCAGAGCCTTGGACGACATCCGGGAGAGCATTAAAGAGCTGCAATACTACAGAGCCAATGTCTTCAAAGTCTCAACAGAGGAAAAGAAGCGCAAAATTGTAGAAAATGGAGGCGGCAACAATAGTTAGAGCGCATGAGTGAGACTATGGAGCTTTCAGTGTTACCGCACCATCATTCAGTGTGATTGTCGTTATTGATTTTAGTTTGTTCATATTTAGCTGCCCAATGATCCTTTGTTTCAGTATTGTTTAATGTAGAGGTTTCATCAAAGGGAGCAAGATTCTAGTAACAGTTTATTCAGAAGAAGTCTATTTTTCCATGTTTAAAGGAGGAAAATTTGAAAGTGATCGTTGGTGGTTtgcagttttgtatttatttagacATCTTTAGTCTGGGATTGACCCTCATTTccacttgtttttaaaatgaaaccaaataAACTATGGTCCCTGAGGAAACAGTCCAGTCCACCTGTGTCATCTTTATCAACCAAATACCAGAGCTAGTTTGGAGTATGTAGGACACTCACGCAGGAAAAGTGActttttgttttgagtgtggTGTTTATGGACACTACTGTTTCCAGCTGTGAGCTGTTGGAGTAGCtggaaaattaaattttttagaTGGTGATGTTACAGCTGCAGGAACCtggtagggggaaaaaaaaaacctaaatgtttggaaaaaacattttgtcctcTCGCTATTAAGTCAAATTCTGTACAGTAGCTATTCAGAGTTGAAGTGTTATTGCTGTCTGTAGACTTGTGTCACTTACTGTTATTACGAAACGGTGCAATACATTActtaattttttccccctaacTGCCAAAACAGTAAACTATACAATCCTACATAGTGTATAATAGAGTATACAGTAGTGTGCTAGACACAGCATTAGAGCTGTAGGAACAACACTAGATGGCAGTGTGCAACTTGGAAAGATTTGAAGTACAGCACAGTGTCTTGTCCTGGTTGACAGTGAGGTAGAAATAAAAAATTCCTGAGATGATGGGAGAGATGCTGGGGAAATGCCTTGGATGAAGACAGATGACTACAAATAGATGAGattaatatgtatttataaTATGTAATGATGCAGAAGTATGCCAGAAATTAGTGCTCATCAAAATGATTGTTATGTGTCACAAGGATCAAATTCAAGAGCTTAGTTCAAGGGATTTTACTCAACCTTCCATCCATTCAAAGCCCTTTTTGTTCAAAGTTCAGGATTCATGCCTGTCAACTGATGGAAAAGTTAGAATTTACATAAATGCTGAAATTGTTATATCTGTGATGAGCTGATATTGGGTGATAATATTGGGCTGCCCATGAATTGGTTGCACAAAGTGAAGAGGACATTAGCAGTTTTTGTGCTTGTTGACTGTTCTCAGCATAAACAGGGGCAGATTCTTAtaaagtcttaaaatgtctgGAATTGTAGGAGAGGAGGCAATAAATTTGATCTGGGGCAGAATGAatgagtgtttctatttttttcagttttattttatcgGTATTTTATACAACAATGACAATTTCCGCAACGTCTAATATCTATTTGTTTGTACGTTAAATAGGTAGCGTACACTCCGCTGAGTAGGTTGCGGTAGTACACATAGTGTACACGTTGTGATCCACATTTTAACCTAGAAGAAGAACGTGTTGATCCAGCTTCTGATTTGAGGGCTGCAGTGTGGAAAACATCAAGGAAAGGAAAACAAGAACGTGACGCTGTGAGGAAGCaatgcattttaattgtttttgtagaTGCAAGTATGTAGAAGTATTAGTTGactgaaaaacatacagaagaagaataaattgcaaagcattgctgaaaatgcagaatTGTGAAATTAATTCCCAGAATTGGAATCTGAACTGCATTACCTAAAGAAGATCTTAAATACATTGCTAGAAAAGCTGTAAGCTAAACTGTCATATTTCAATGTCAATGGTTTTtacttctattttttttttttaaaagcacaatattttaaaaagtataaatggtataaaaatattgaatagaAGCATATGTGTCCTCTAAAGAgaaagttttaacattttaatggtttctgtagcttaaaaatatgtaaaaatagtagtgcacagaaaaacacagaagagaaaTATATTATCTAAAGAAGcaagagctgaaatacattgccAGACAATAAGTGactgacagtgacagacagacagacagacagacagtaagtgactgacagtgacagacagagagtaagtgtcagacagacagagtaagTGACTGTATCTGTGTAGCCTGAAATtactcagacagagagagcttTTTAAAACTTCCCTTcaaagaagacaaaatgaagCTTAAGCTGTAGATCGTATTGGTGAAATTACCTCACCATCAACATCGGTAGGCTTTGATGAATATTTAGATGTAAAATTTGTGTGGATAAAGATTATTGAGAAATCACAGTTTCAAAAGTTTTAACATCTGAATGGTTTCTGTGGcttaaatatatgaaaaaatagTAGTCCACGGAAAAATTGCATAGGATAGGTAGAGTGCATATTGTGCATGGACTCCTTACTGATCTGAGGAAACATCAACAATACCAACAACAACTTGTTACTCACCTCATAACAGAACAtcacaacaatataaaatattaaatatatatatattataacaacgtataaaacaataaaaacaatagccTAGTAAAAAGGCAGTGGGaaatgttaaagttaaagtcAATACCAAAAAAGGACCACACTAATGGTTTCCCACCATTAAACTTACTGACTGCACATAACATACTTGACATTACTGCTTGCATAACAATTCAGcagtaaaatggcaaaaatgaaaaacttacCTTGCGTTATAGAGGAGGTGCAGACAAACCTTGGTGCACAGGGATGATGCTTTTATGTTGTCATGTGTTTctggtaaaaagagaaaatgttttcaaagggTATTAAAATTAACACACTAAAACGTTTAACCCTTCACTTACAGTATTTGCCCAAAGAGCAGAAAAAATGCTTAACTCCACCTGATTAAAAAGATCCAAATTTCAACAACTGTGAAAGAGACCCTTCAGAGAATCATTTGAGACTGAAAGcactttttcaaattacattAGCTATTATTTTCCCTTACATAGTACGGTTGCCCAGTGCACAGCCTACAGTTCAATTCAAGTGACAGCCTAATATGTCTGCAttaagaaatgcaaaacatctTTCCTTTAATGGTTTGTATTGTGCGCAAGAATATTTTCTATCTGTACTATACCTGTTGAGGGAGTGTTGGtgtgacagcacacacacactgtcttctGCACCATTTAATACAGTCTATGTAGCAAACACTCTTCTccatgaacaaaatactgagGCTTAAATGTAGGTTTTAATCAGCAGCAGTGCTTGAAtgttgcctctttttttaagctaacgttaactgaaaaaaatgattgaaaCTGCCagttgcagtttattttctgtgtccaCGCTCAACTGTTACAGAGTTAACTACAGTGTTTTAATGGAGTGCAAACAAGATATTTCACAGATAATGTAATGTTCGCTGGAGTGTAAACAAATAAACCTAACATTAAGCACCATAATATTTGTTaactaagctaacattagctaagctaacgttacctgTGAGAATAGTGagtgacaaaaatgttttaggGTAACCTAGTCGATTATTTCACACAAATAATGATCAgtgcagtgagagaaaaaaggagcattttaagatcttaaattAGGATCCGGCTGAGACAAGAGGAAGACAAATTCTCAGGAGCTTGAATTTAAGAAGTAtgagaaaatggtcaaaatctcaTATTGATGTTAAACTGAGCTCAGTTATATCTAGGAGAAATAGGCTGGACAAAGAAGAGATCTTATTTAgaattttcctttcctctgggcagagctggaggatcctttCGTGACATTTAGATCCTCTGTGTGGATGCATTATGGTTTCCCGGTTAGTTACAATGGGGACATACACaggtatgtctgtggaaacacttcaaacatgtaaTTTATGATGGCATCACCTGAATATGTTGATTAGCGAAACGAGACAAAACCAGAATGGAAGTCGAGTTCTTCTCCCCACAGCACTCAGGCAGcatctcactgcagattcagaccatgccaaatcaataactaatgctataggagtattTATCGCTGTAGATATGCGACCATACTCAGtcgtagagaatacagaatttaagcatatggtcaaagtgcttgagccccgctacaatgtgccttcacgtgtgtgtctgttccgCTGCTCTATAGAAATGAGCGCAAGCTGCAGTTCAGTAATTATCAACAGTCTTatgatggagcattactgacatttctgttatttatttgttgtttttttcttattgacaatataacagtatttgagtgcattaactTTTACAGTAAAAATCCTCTGATATCACTGATGTTCCCGTCTCTgaccatttctgttttttttaatgctactATGTCTGCATCACAACAGTGTCATGTCTGTTGTTGTAAAGCAAATCTTCGATAGGCATGCTAGGACTAGGTTTTTAGATAGTATGAATACTTTTCCTCCACCGAATGCTTGCTCAGTTGATGATCTAGCGaatgattttaataataagTTGAGATCTTTTGAAACTGCTGCTCCTTCCAGAATTAAAGAACAACAAGTAGCCAACAAATCACCTTGGAAATCTGCTGCCATTTGCCAGCTAAAAAGAAATTGTTGAGAAAAAGTAAACTAACTATCAGCTTTGACATCTTAAAGTCTCACATGAGAATTTACAATAATGCtgtcagaaaagaaagacaagcccACTTCTCAAAGATCATTACTGATAAGAAACACAACCACAAAGTCCTCATCTCCAAGGATAAACACCCTCAGTTTAAATGATGAAACCTCAGTTCTCAAATGTCATACTTTTAAAACAGCTCTAGTAAAACCCCTCCTTAAGAAGCCTGATCTGGATAGAAACCTTGCTAATTACAGGCCTATCTCAAATC includes:
- the smfn gene encoding small fragment nuclease isoform X1, with amino-acid sequence MPVCSRTWALALVTLEFLCQRRQLVLQSGKPAYHSHCISVLQKNVSLSRVINPFITPGTDYNTTSRFGYIFDGKISMSSTTMYQRMVWVDLEMTGLDIEKDQIIEMACIITDSDLNILAEGPNLIINQPEKLLEGMSEWCKEHHGKSGLTQAVRDSKITLEQAEYEFLSFVRQHTPPGQCPLAGNSVHADKRFLDKYMPQFMYHLHYRIIDVSTIKELCRRWFPEEYKMVPHKKATHRALDDIRESIKELQYYRANVFKVSTEEKKRKIVENGGGNNS
- the smfn gene encoding small fragment nuclease isoform X2; this encodes MPVCSRTWALALVTLEFLCQRRQLVLQSGKPAYHSHCISVLQKNVSLSRVINPFITPGTDYNTTSRFGYIFDGKISMSSTTMYQRMVWVDLEMTGLDIEKDQIIEMACIITDSDLNILAEGPNLIINQPEKLLEGMSEWCKEHHGKSGLTQAVRDSKITLEQAEYEFLSFVRQHTPPGQCPLAGNSVHADKRFLDKYMPQFMYHLHYRIIDVSTIKELCRWFPEEYKMVPHKKATHRALDDIRESIKELQYYRANVFKVSTEEKKRKIVENGGGNNS